A region from the Euzebya sp. genome encodes:
- the rocD gene encoding ornithine--oxo-acid transaminase → MSLALQLEERFGARNYHPLPVVIATASGAYVTDEDGRRYLDALAAYSALNFGHGHPRLVAAARAQLDRLTLTSRAFHNDQLGPFCAELVDLCRIEVDADGRPAGLVLPMNTGAEAVETGIKTARKWAYEVKGVPDGTAEIIVAEGNFHGRTTTIVSFSDDPLAHDHFGPYTPGFVRVPYGRADAIADAITPRTAAVLIEPIQGEAGVVIPPDGYLRDVREICDAEGVLLIADEIQSGLGRTGRTFACDHEDVRPDLLLLGKALGGGIVPLSAVVGRTDVLGVIRPGQHGSTFGGNPLACAVGREVVALLAEGSHQRNADELGARMAARLRAADLPRVREVRARGLWLGVELVDADPPARRYCEALLSAQVDGPAGPAGLLAKDTHETTIRLAPPLVITAEEADWIVDRMVDVLG, encoded by the coding sequence ATGTCGCTGGCACTGCAGCTCGAGGAGCGCTTCGGCGCGCGCAACTACCACCCGCTGCCGGTCGTGATCGCCACCGCGTCCGGGGCCTACGTGACCGACGAGGACGGTCGCCGCTACCTCGACGCCCTGGCGGCGTACTCCGCGCTCAACTTCGGGCACGGCCACCCGCGCCTGGTCGCGGCGGCGCGGGCCCAGCTCGACCGGCTCACCCTGACCAGCCGGGCCTTCCACAACGACCAGCTGGGCCCCTTCTGCGCCGAGCTGGTCGACCTGTGCCGCATCGAGGTCGACGCCGACGGGCGGCCGGCCGGGCTGGTGCTGCCCATGAACACCGGCGCGGAGGCGGTGGAGACGGGCATCAAGACCGCCCGCAAGTGGGCCTACGAGGTCAAGGGCGTCCCCGACGGGACGGCGGAGATCATCGTCGCCGAGGGCAACTTCCACGGCCGCACCACCACGATCGTGTCCTTCTCAGACGATCCCCTCGCCCACGACCACTTCGGCCCCTACACGCCGGGCTTCGTGCGCGTGCCCTACGGCCGGGCGGACGCCATCGCCGACGCGATCACCCCCCGCACCGCCGCGGTCCTCATCGAGCCGATCCAGGGGGAGGCCGGCGTGGTCATCCCGCCCGACGGCTACTTGCGGGACGTCCGCGAGATCTGCGACGCCGAGGGGGTGCTGCTGATCGCCGACGAGATCCAGTCGGGGCTCGGGCGCACCGGCCGGACGTTCGCCTGCGACCACGAGGACGTCCGCCCTGACCTGCTCCTGCTGGGCAAGGCCCTCGGCGGGGGCATCGTGCCGCTGTCGGCCGTGGTCGGGCGGACCGACGTGCTCGGGGTGATCCGGCCGGGCCAGCACGGGTCGACCTTCGGCGGGAACCCGCTGGCCTGCGCCGTCGGCCGCGAGGTCGTGGCCCTCCTGGCGGAGGGGTCCCACCAGCGGAACGCCGACGAGCTGGGGGCGCGGATGGCCGCACGGCTCCGGGCGGCCGACCTGCCGCGGGTGCGGGAGGTGCGCGCCCGGGGGCTGTGGCTCGGCGTGGAGCTGGTCGACGCCGACCCGCCGGCCCGCCGCTACTGCGAGGCGCTGCTGTCCGCCCAGGTGGATGGGCCGGCAGGCCCCGCCGGCCTCCTCGCGAAGGACACCCACGAGACGACCATCCGGTTGGCGCCCCCGCTGGTGATCACCGCGGAGGAGGCGGACTGGATCGTCGACCGCATGGTCGACGTGCTCGGGTGA
- a CDS encoding glycine betaine ABC transporter substrate-binding protein, whose protein sequence is MPAPTASRRSARRFIAPVLALLVAVALTACDGADDPRPIRVGAGSTTEQQVLAALTAGLLDRDGHPAEVVPDLGDTTDVREAALDGDIDVYWDYSGATWALALGLTAPPIDAQESYEAVAAEEEGNGLRWLTSSGVDARLAFFVRPEALTDAEDATLTWLAGELGQVDGALCADPAFLDAPSGYAYLADTYAIAPDATATRGAGEEEALRGTAEGTCIAGMASATSGLARELGLVALTDDQGVFPAQVVAPVVRLDTTVLDDRAERLVGSLSAELTTDALADLNAEAQAGTPIDQVAGAFLDASPLGGGG, encoded by the coding sequence GTGCCAGCCCCAACCGCCTCCCGACGCTCCGCACGCCGGTTCATCGCGCCGGTCCTGGCGCTGCTGGTGGCGGTCGCGCTCACAGCCTGCGACGGCGCCGACGACCCCCGGCCGATCCGGGTGGGGGCGGGGTCCACGACCGAGCAGCAGGTGCTCGCCGCGCTGACCGCCGGGCTGCTCGACCGCGATGGCCACCCCGCCGAGGTGGTGCCCGACCTCGGCGACACCACCGACGTGCGCGAGGCCGCCCTGGACGGCGACATCGACGTCTACTGGGACTACTCGGGTGCGACGTGGGCGCTCGCCCTCGGGCTGACCGCCCCGCCGATCGACGCCCAGGAGTCCTATGAGGCGGTGGCGGCGGAGGAGGAGGGCAACGGGCTGCGGTGGCTCACCTCGAGCGGCGTCGACGCCCGCCTCGCGTTCTTCGTCCGGCCCGAGGCCCTGACCGATGCCGAGGACGCGACGCTGACCTGGCTGGCGGGCGAGCTCGGACAGGTCGACGGCGCGCTCTGCGCCGACCCGGCCTTCCTCGACGCGCCGTCGGGGTACGCCTACCTGGCCGACACCTACGCGATCGCCCCGGACGCCACCGCAACCCGCGGCGCGGGGGAGGAGGAGGCCCTGCGGGGGACGGCGGAGGGGACCTGCATCGCGGGGATGGCCAGCGCGACCTCCGGGCTGGCCCGCGAGCTCGGCCTGGTCGCGCTGACCGACGACCAGGGGGTGTTCCCGGCGCAGGTGGTCGCCCCCGTGGTCCGGCTCGACACCACGGTGCTCGACGACCGGGCCGAACGGCTCGTCGGGTCCCTGTCGGCGGAGCTGACGACCGACGCCCTGGCCGATCTGAACGCCGAGGCGCAGGCAGGCACCCCGATCGACCAGGTGGCGGGGGCCTTCCTCGACGCGAGCCCCCTGGGGGGCGGTGGCTGA
- a CDS encoding dimethylarginine dimethylaminohydrolase family protein: protein MEELSWGRRYLMCPPTHYEVAYAINPWMHGVVDRDLAMVQWLDLTEALRRAGAEVEVVEAVPDLPDMVFTANAGLVDGATFIAGRMRWPERAGETDRFAAWAAAHDLAVAHLPDGAVLEGLGDCLPLGEVLVAGHGQRSTTSAHAFVSGWTGREVVGVELADPRWYHVDLTLCPLDRRRAIVFPDAYDAAGARAVMAQIPEPLVLDADQAATFAANSAVVGRTVVMPACPPPVGRALEAWGFDVVVVDVGEFTKAGGAVRCLTLPLDTRLTRAVAAGPALVEDVA, encoded by the coding sequence GTGGAGGAGCTGAGCTGGGGCCGGCGGTACCTGATGTGCCCGCCGACCCACTACGAGGTCGCCTACGCGATCAACCCGTGGATGCACGGCGTGGTGGACCGCGATCTCGCCATGGTGCAGTGGCTCGATCTGACGGAAGCCCTCCGCCGGGCCGGGGCGGAGGTGGAGGTCGTCGAGGCGGTCCCCGACCTGCCCGACATGGTGTTCACCGCGAACGCCGGGCTGGTCGACGGCGCCACCTTCATCGCCGGGCGGATGCGCTGGCCCGAGCGCGCGGGGGAGACCGACCGGTTCGCCGCCTGGGCCGCGGCGCACGACCTCGCCGTCGCCCACCTGCCGGACGGCGCGGTGCTCGAGGGGCTCGGGGACTGCCTCCCCCTCGGCGAGGTGCTGGTCGCCGGCCACGGCCAGCGGTCCACGACGTCGGCGCACGCCTTCGTGTCGGGCTGGACCGGCCGCGAGGTCGTCGGCGTCGAGCTGGCCGACCCGCGCTGGTACCACGTCGACCTGACCCTCTGCCCCCTCGACCGGCGGCGGGCCATCGTGTTCCCGGACGCCTACGACGCCGCCGGCGCCCGGGCGGTGATGGCGCAGATCCCCGAGCCGCTGGTGCTCGACGCGGACCAGGCGGCGACGTTCGCGGCGAACAGCGCGGTCGTCGGTCGCACCGTCGTCATGCCCGCCTGCCCGCCGCCGGTCGGCCGCGCGCTGGAGGCCTGGGGCTTCGACGTCGTCGTGGTCGACGTCGGGGAGTTCACGAAGGCCGGCGGGGCGGTCCGCTGTCTGACGCTGCCGCTCGACACGCGGCTCACCCGCGCCGTGGCGGCCGGTCCCGCGCTCGTGGAGGATGTGGCCTGA
- a CDS encoding GntR family transcriptional regulator, translating to MQRLSLTDQVAQAVRGEILGGALAPGASLREQVLAARFEVGRSTVREAIKVLVAEGLVTQAHHRGAIVTRHTAADVDDLIAARSMIERHVATADLGDTTAAAEALEAMRRAVDAGDTQAGAEADEAFHRAVVQAAGSPRITAFHSQLAGELRLLLVSADRAQPEPDKVAEHTRLLELLRAGDREGYLAAALHHVARARDTLVRVAGA from the coding sequence GTGCAACGGCTCAGCCTGACCGACCAGGTCGCCCAGGCGGTCCGCGGGGAGATCCTCGGCGGCGCGCTCGCGCCGGGGGCGTCCCTCCGCGAGCAGGTGCTCGCCGCCAGGTTCGAGGTCGGGCGGTCGACGGTCCGCGAGGCCATCAAGGTGCTGGTCGCCGAGGGCCTGGTCACCCAGGCGCACCACCGCGGCGCGATCGTGACCCGCCACACGGCGGCGGACGTCGACGACCTGATCGCGGCGCGATCGATGATCGAGCGCCACGTCGCGACCGCGGACCTGGGCGACACGACCGCCGCCGCCGAGGCGCTCGAGGCGATGCGGCGCGCCGTCGACGCCGGCGACACCCAGGCGGGGGCCGAAGCGGACGAGGCGTTCCACCGCGCCGTCGTGCAGGCCGCGGGATCGCCGCGGATCACGGCGTTCCACTCCCAGCTGGCAGGCGAGCTCCGTCTGCTGCTGGTGTCCGCCGACCGGGCCCAACCCGAGCCGGACAAGGTCGCCGAGCACACCCGGCTCCTCGAGCTCCTTCGCGCCGGGGACCGCGAGGGCTACCTCGCCGCCGCGCTGCACCACGTCGCCCGCGCCCGCGACACCCTCGTCCGCGTCGCCGGCGCCTGA
- the thiE gene encoding thiamine phosphate synthase, translating to MTPDRRRSRLGQARLYLCTPLRDDLDAFLDAVLAGGVDLVQLRDKDADRDAQLAAAPAFRAACDRHDALFVVNDDPELAVAAGADGVHVGQDDADPATARAIVGPDLLIGRSTHSIAEVDRAQREDCDYFAVGPVSATPTKEGRPGVGLEPVRHAAAVATTPWYVTGGMAPDTAAPVLAARAHGLVVVRALTEAPDPRAVAEAMTALLVTHPSPWSPRG from the coding sequence GTGACGCCCGACCGCCGCCGGTCGCGGTTGGGGCAGGCCAGGCTGTACCTCTGCACCCCGCTGCGGGACGACCTCGACGCGTTCCTCGACGCGGTCCTGGCCGGCGGGGTGGACCTGGTCCAGCTGCGCGACAAGGACGCGGACCGCGACGCCCAGCTGGCCGCCGCGCCGGCGTTCCGGGCGGCGTGCGACCGCCACGACGCCTTGTTCGTGGTCAACGACGATCCCGAGCTCGCGGTCGCGGCCGGTGCCGACGGCGTCCACGTCGGCCAGGACGACGCCGATCCGGCGACCGCACGCGCGATCGTGGGCCCGGATCTGCTGATCGGCCGCTCGACCCACTCGATCGCCGAGGTCGACCGCGCCCAGCGCGAGGACTGCGACTACTTCGCCGTCGGACCGGTGTCGGCGACCCCGACCAAGGAGGGCCGGCCGGGCGTCGGGCTCGAACCGGTCCGCCACGCCGCCGCCGTCGCGACGACCCCGTGGTACGTCACCGGGGGAATGGCCCCGGACACCGCCGCGCCGGTCCTCGCCGCGAGGGCCCATGGCCTGGTCGTCGTCCGCGCCCTCACCGAGGCGCCGGACCCGCGGGCGGTCGCCGAGGCCATGACGGCCCTGCTCGTGACCCACCCCTCCCCCTGGTCGCCCAGGGGGTGA